The Humulus lupulus chromosome 3, drHumLupu1.1, whole genome shotgun sequence genome window below encodes:
- the LOC133823649 gene encoding uncharacterized protein LOC133823649 — MDPDFEIFDSSSSEEEEEEIILALAIEEERLGNERGSTSHRRSIPRRAFIRRNSLEGHQRLFQDYFSESPTYPPNLFRRRFRMQRHLFLRIQAEVEAYEPYFVQRRDAAKRLGHSSLQKITAAMRILSYGVSGDFVDEYLRIAENTATKCLKKFVKAIIGIFSHEYLRSPNENDIARLCAVGDSRGFPGMLGSIDCMHWKWKNCPSAWKGMYYGHIHEPTIILEAVASYDLWIWHAFFGLPGSHNDINVLEHSSAFRELAEGHAPKVNYSIHGNDYSMGYYLTDGIYPSRSTFVKTIHAPHGRKNKHFAATQESARKDVERAFGVLQARFAIVRGPARFYDRQTLKEIMMACIILHNMIVEDERHTYLRVEDFVYEQSDEITEEPMSHEHTNEFVNFIQRHHHIRYRGIHFQLQSDLIEHLWEIYSKS; from the coding sequence ATGGATCCTGACTTTGAGATATTTGACTCTTCGTCatctgaggaggaggaggaggagataATTTTAGCTCTTGCTATTGAAGAAGAACGCTTGGGTAATGAAAGAGGCTCAACATCGCATCGTAGGTCTATTCCCCGACGTGCATTCATTCGAAGAAATTCGCTTGAAGGCCATCAACGCCTCTTTCAAGATTATTTTTCTGAGTCCCCGACGTATCCACCGAATTTATTCCGCAGGAGGTTTCGAATGCAACGTCATCTTTTCTTGCGTATTCAAGCCGAAGTTGAAGCATATGAACCATATTTTGTCCAAAGAAGAGATGCTGCTAAAAGACTGGGTCATTCCTCGCTTCAAAAAATAACTGCTGCAATGAGAATATTATCTTATGGAGTCTCTGGAGATTTTGTAGATGAATACTTGCGGATTGCAGAAAATACAGCAACCAAGTGTTTGAAAAAATTCGTTAAGGCTATCATTGGCATATTCTCCCATGAATACTTAAGATCCCCAAATGAGAACGATATAGCTAGATTGTGCGCAGTTGGAGATAGTCGCGGGTTTCCTGGGATGTTAGGAAGTATTGATTGCATGCATTGGAAATGGAAAAATTGTCCAAGTGCTTGGAAAGGAATGTATTATGGTCATATTCACGAGCCAACTATAATTTTAGAAGCTGTAGCGTCATATGACCTCTGGATATGGCATGCATTTTTTGGATTGCCAGGCTCCCATAATGATATTAATGTTCTAGAACACTCTTCTGCTTTTAGAGAGCTTGCTGAAGGACATGCTCCAAAGGTCAACTACTCAATACATGGAAATGACTATTCGATGGGCTACTATCTTACCGATGGTATATATCCTTCACGGTCTACGTTTGTCAAAACAATTCATGCTCCACATGGCCGTAAAAATAAACATTTTGCAGCAACTCAAGAATCAGCAAGAAAAGATGTAGAACGAGCTTTTGGAGTGCTTCAAGCTCGATTTGCTATTGTACGTGGACCGGCACGATTTTATGATCGACAAACACTTAAGGAGATTATGATGGCATGCATTATTTTGCATAATATGATCGTAGAAGACGAGCGACATACTTATCTTCGAGTAGAAGACTTTGTTTATGAACAAAGCGATGAAATAACTGAAGAGCCTATGTCCCATGAGCATACAAATGAATTTGTAAACTTCATTCAACGCCATCATCACATTCGATATCGAGGAATTCATTTTCAACTTCAGTCGGATCTTATTGAACATTTATGGGAAATATATAGTAAATCTTAA